Below is a window of Mycolicibacterium chitae DNA.
AGCACGCGCGGGTGACCGCGGCGGTCATCGAGGCTCTCGGGTTGAGTGGAATCACTCTGGTGGTCCATGACTGGGGAGGCCCGATCGGGCTGGCCGCGGCGCAACAGCATCCCGCGGCCGTCGACCGACTGGTGGTGGCGAACACCGCGGCTTGGCCGATCGACGCGTTGCGCGTGCAGGTCATGTCCCACGTGGTCGGTGGTCCGATCGGGCGGCTGCTGATCCGCCAACTCAATCTCTTCGTCAATGCGATGATTCCGGCCGGCCACCGGCTGACGAAGCTCAGCGCCGAGGAGATGGCCCACTATCGGCAGGCCCTCGACAGTCCCGCGCGACGGGAAGGCTCGGCCGTCTTTCCCCGCGAGATCACCGGCAGTCGCGCTTTTCTCGCCGACGTCGAGGCCGGCCTTCCCAGTCTTGCGGCTTTGCCGGCGCTGATCATCTGGGGCGACGGTGATATCGCGTTCGGTGACGAGGAACTGCGTCGCTGGGAATCGATACTCGCCGACCACCAGACCGTCGTCGTTGAGGGGGCCGGCCACTTTGTCCAATCCGATGCTCCCGCACGGTTCGCAGCGGCGATCCGCGACTGGTATGGGTCCTGATGGCCTACGACGTCGAGTTGGCGGAGCGCGTGCGGCGGCTGCTCGTGGACATTCCGGATGTGCGTGAGCAGGCGATGTTCGGCGGGCTGGGTTTCCTGGTCGGGGGCCGGATGGCAGTCGCCGCGAGTAGCCACGGAGGGCTCATGGTTCGTGTCGGCGCCGAGTCCGCCGAGGAACTCCTGGCAACCACGGCCGCGGAACCGATGCAGATGAAGGGCCGGGACATCCGCGGGTGGCTCCACATCGACGGTGACCAGTTGCGTTCCCGGCCGCACCTCGCCGCCTGGGTCGCGATCGGAGTCGACGCGGTTTAGAAGGGTGGTTCGTCGGGGTCTGTGGTGGGTGTTTGCGGTGGTGGGCGCCAGTCGGCGGTGATGGTTGGGTCTTCGGGTGGGTCGTTGACCCAGGTGCAGTAGGGGCTGGTGCTGGGGGTCCCTTTGAGGAGGTGGAGTCGGCGGCGGACTTCGTTGCGCCATTGGCGGAGGTCGATTTCTTGGGCGCGGGCGTGGTTGAGCTGTTGGGTTTCGATGTTGGTGGCGCGTTTGGCGGCCATTCCGGCGCGGGCCAGGAGGGTGCGGCGGGTTTTTTCGGCGTGGCGGTTGCGCGGTAGCGGGGCGGGGGCGGCGCAGGCGGCGATGTCGGGAAAGAGTTCGGCGCCATCGGGGGTGCTGCGGTAGACCCGCCCGGTCGGGGAGGTCCATTCGATGGTGCCGTCGTGGTGTTGTTTGTTGCGCCAGCCGTCGGGGCCGGTGTGGAAGGTTTTCAGGCGATGATGTTCTCGGCATTTCGGGTCGAGGTTGCCGGTCAGGGTCCAGCCGCCGCCGAAGGGGTGGCGGTGGTCGAACGGGACGGTGTGGTCGAGGTCGGCACGCCAGGCGGAGCGGTTGCAGCCGGGGAAACTGCAGGTGAGGCTGCGGCACCGGACCCAGCGGGTGGCGGCGGCGCTGGGTTGGTGGCGCAGCAGCTCGTCGGCTCCGGCGTGGGGTTCGGGTCGGGTGGTGGGGCGCAGCAGGGCGCCGGCATCAGCGAGGTCGCGGACTTGGGCGGCGTCGATGACGCCGTAGCCATCGAGGTAGCCGGGGGCCTCGGAAGTACCGGTGAGGGTCTCGGCGCTGGCGATGACGTTGATGACCACCCGCCCCGTGGCGGGGCCGGCGGCTTGGGTGGTGCGAGTGGGGCAGTCGGTGTTCTCACACGCACACGCCAGGGTGGCGTGGCCTTCGCCGAGAGCGGCCATCGCGTCGGCGCGGCGTTGATCGAGGGTGCGGGGGTCTTCTGAGCAGACTCCGCGGGCCATCGCGGTGAGGCGTTGGTCGAACAGTACGGCGGCGGGGGCGGTGAGTTTCCCGTCGATGCGGGCCATCCCGTTGGGTTGGGTCTTCAGGGTGACGCGGCGGTCGGTGTCGGCGGTTTTGCGGCGTTCTTTGGCGGCTTCGGGATCGGCGTCGTGCACGGTGGTGTCGATGGTGTTGAGCAGTCGTCGTCGTGACCAGCAGTCCCAGGTGCTGATCTTCTCGGCCAGCTCCGCGTCCACGGTGGGCATCAGGTCGGCTTCGACGTAGTCGGTGCCGGTGCTGATCGCGGTGGCATCGGACCAGCTGATCTTGCCGTCGGCCAGCAGGGCGTGGATTCGGGGCAGGCGGGTGTCGAGGGCTTCGGCGTGGCCGACGAGCTGGCGGGCCAGGTGCGGGGTGATGTTCATCGCGGCACCGACTTCGGCGCAGGTCCGGCTGAAGCCGGTGATCAACGCGTAGCCGGGGTCGGTGGGGTCGTGGCCTTCGGCTTCGGCGGTGCGTTCCCACAGCAGCGCCGCGATCGCCCCCGTACGTCGAGCATGGTTCGCCGATTCGGCGCGGCGGGTGTCTTCGACCACCGCGACCAGCTCATCGGGCGAGCTCGACTCGAACATGCGTTCGATTCTACACGGATGTGGAAAGTTCTGTCCAGTGTCATCTCGCAAAACTGTCACCGATGTCCTGAGACATCACAAAAACGATGTCGAGAGTTTGCTGTGAAGAAAAATGCTGCGAAGAAGTCGCAAAAACCAGGGTGCCCCCGGCAGGATTCGAACCTGCGACACCGGCTTTAGGAGAGCCGTGCTCTATCCCCTGAGCTACGGGGGCGGACCGGTGGAAGTGTACTTGGCGCGCGAAACCACGCGTTGCGGACCGCGCCTGTGGACAACCGTCATCGAACGACGAGATTCAGTCGAAGGCCGCGCCGAACACATCACGCCCTACCGCAACTCCGCGATCACCTTCGCGAAGTACGCCGAGTCCTTGAGCTGAACCGAGAACGACGTCAACCCATGCTCATCGCGCAACGCCCGCAGCTTGTCGGCGGACTCGCGGGGAGTACCCGAGAGCACTCCGGGCAGCGCCAGGATCTCCGCATCGGACAGTCCGGGCGCGTAGCGGCGCGGCATCTTCAGATCCGGCAGACCTGAGTCGCCCGAGGGTGCCGCGGTGATCGCCAGGTCCAGCACCACTGGGCGCCCCTCGGCGGCGGCCCGCACCAACTCGATGCGCTCGGTCCCGGTCACCCCGACAATGTCGGCATGCCGGGCCGCGACCGTGAGCACCCGCTCGCCGCTGCCGGCGATCAGCAGCGGGATCTCGGGATGATGCCGGCGCAGGTACTTGGCGACGTGTTCGAGATGGGTGACCCGGGCCCCGGCACTGGGGAAGGGGATCTCGGCGGCCTCGAATTCCTCCCGCACATATCCGGCGCCCAAACCGAGGTCGAGCCGACCATCGCTGAGCGTGTGCACCTCGGCGGCATCGCGCGCCAGCAGCGCCGGGCTGTAGAACGCCGCGTTCATGACATAGGTGCCGACCCGGATCTTCGAGGTCGCCTGCGCCGCCGCGGTCAGTACCGGGAACGGGGCGGGGGCACCGAGGTGGTCCGGGATGTTCAGCACGTCGAACCCGGAATCCTCACAGCGCCAAGCGGTTTCCCGCAGAGCCGCGCGCGACTGCACGGAGTTGATTCCTACGGCGAAGCGGAAGTCGACAGTCATCACCGCAAGATGCTACCGGCTGATTCCCGGCAGCCCAGGAAACTCTGCGAAGACCGCAAGTGCGCGGAAGCAGTTGGGCCAGTTGCGGTACCGCTGACATATCGGTAATCCCGGAGTTGGATCACGATGCGGGCCGACAATCCGGCGGGGAGGACTGCGGTTTAGAAGACCATCCCGGCGCCGTAGAACGGGTCGCCGTACCACGGCATGGCGTACACGGGCGGCCGCGAAACAATCTGGGTGTTACCGGGGCTGCTGCACATGGTGGTGGCGCCGCCGGCGAAGCCGCCGCCCTCGCTGGTTACCTCGCACTGCGGGTTGGCGGACGCGGCCGGCGCGGCGATGATGGCCGCGGCAGCACCACCCGCCATCAAGGCGGGAACGATCAGTCGCAGGACGCGCATTGGAGGAACCCCTCTACTGGAAACCTGGATGTCTGCTGAGAAGTGTATAGCCCTACCGGCTCACAGGTCGGGTATGGGCAGGTCGAGGTTCGGAAACGTGAGGCCGCCATCGACTTCCAGGGTTTTACCGGTCAGGTAGCCGGCGGCGGGGGAGGCGAGATACACCGCCGCGGCGGCGATGTCGGCCGGATCCCCGAGCCGCCGCATGGGGGTGGCCTGCTCCATGGGGACGCGTAGTTCGTCGTTGGAGGCCACCACGTCGAGCGCCGAGGTCAGGATCGAACCGGGGGCAATCGCGTTGACCCGGATCCGCGGGCACAGATCCAGCGCGGCCAGTCGGGTGTACTGCGCCAGGGCGCCCTTGGCGGTGCCGTAGGCGGTGAATCCGCGGCTGGCGAGCCTGCCCATGGTCGAGGTGATGTTGATGATG
It encodes the following:
- a CDS encoding alpha/beta fold hydrolase, with amino-acid sequence MTVAQRPGWVDDKLFPFESRFLDVDGNSVHYVDEGAGPTLLFLHGNPTWSFVYRDVIAALRNEFRCVAIDYPGFGLSAARSGYRFLPLEHARVTAAVIEALGLSGITLVVHDWGGPIGLAAAQQHPAAVDRLVVANTAAWPIDALRVQVMSHVVGGPIGRLLIRQLNLFVNAMIPAGHRLTKLSAEEMAHYRQALDSPARREGSAVFPREITGSRAFLADVEAGLPSLAALPALIIWGDGDIAFGDEELRRWESILADHQTVVVEGAGHFVQSDAPARFAAAIRDWYGS
- a CDS encoding HNH endonuclease signature motif containing protein, with translation MFESSSPDELVAVVEDTRRAESANHARRTGAIAALLWERTAEAEGHDPTDPGYALITGFSRTCAEVGAAMNITPHLARQLVGHAEALDTRLPRIHALLADGKISWSDATAISTGTDYVEADLMPTVDAELAEKISTWDCWSRRRLLNTIDTTVHDADPEAAKERRKTADTDRRVTLKTQPNGMARIDGKLTAPAAVLFDQRLTAMARGVCSEDPRTLDQRRADAMAALGEGHATLACACENTDCPTRTTQAAGPATGRVVINVIASAETLTGTSEAPGYLDGYGVIDAAQVRDLADAGALLRPTTRPEPHAGADELLRHQPSAAATRWVRCRSLTCSFPGCNRSAWRADLDHTVPFDHRHPFGGGWTLTGNLDPKCREHHRLKTFHTGPDGWRNKQHHDGTIEWTSPTGRVYRSTPDGAELFPDIAACAAPAPLPRNRHAEKTRRTLLARAGMAAKRATNIETQQLNHARAQEIDLRQWRNEVRRRLHLLKGTPSTSPYCTWVNDPPEDPTITADWRPPPQTPTTDPDEPPF
- a CDS encoding TfoX/Sxy family protein; this translates as MAYDVELAERVRRLLVDIPDVREQAMFGGLGFLVGGRMAVAASSHGGLMVRVGAESAEELLATTAAEPMQMKGRDIRGWLHIDGDQLRSRPHLAAWVAIGVDAV
- a CDS encoding TIGR03621 family F420-dependent LLM class oxidoreductase encodes the protein MTVDFRFAVGINSVQSRAALRETAWRCEDSGFDVLNIPDHLGAPAPFPVLTAAAQATSKIRVGTYVMNAAFYSPALLARDAAEVHTLSDGRLDLGLGAGYVREEFEAAEIPFPSAGARVTHLEHVAKYLRRHHPEIPLLIAGSGERVLTVAARHADIVGVTGTERIELVRAAAEGRPVVLDLAITAAPSGDSGLPDLKMPRRYAPGLSDAEILALPGVLSGTPRESADKLRALRDEHGLTSFSVQLKDSAYFAKVIAELR